Proteins encoded together in one Planctopirus ephydatiae window:
- a CDS encoding RNA polymerase sigma factor yields the protein MPTENSLDQFLVSSASDEMRETLHTPSENVHASDPTPPEGKAAVRPFEQELIQALKLIGEGQWQVWSRVVGLVGPRSLRYARFLTEHDADAEDVVQQSLTRLAASPSLFRVVQHPWAYFLKIVRNEAIRFRMKHQRPAAISVNLLTELQFRTSIAIDPLEVAERQQMIQAALTELPVDQAEVVILKFWEGMTFQEIASVMGESPYTVASRYRYAIAKLARLLRSLEGEAAHVS from the coding sequence ATGCCAACAGAGAATTCACTGGATCAATTCCTCGTTTCCTCAGCCTCCGATGAAATGCGGGAGACTCTTCATACTCCGTCGGAAAATGTTCATGCGTCTGATCCAACTCCGCCAGAAGGCAAAGCTGCTGTTCGACCATTCGAACAAGAGTTGATTCAGGCGCTGAAGTTGATTGGTGAGGGGCAATGGCAAGTCTGGTCGCGAGTGGTGGGGCTTGTGGGGCCCAGATCTCTGCGATATGCCCGTTTTCTGACGGAACACGACGCTGATGCCGAAGATGTTGTTCAGCAGTCTCTAACCCGTTTGGCGGCTTCGCCTTCTCTCTTTCGCGTTGTGCAGCATCCCTGGGCTTACTTTCTGAAGATTGTGCGAAATGAAGCCATTCGTTTCCGCATGAAGCACCAGCGGCCAGCCGCGATCTCGGTCAACCTTCTCACGGAGTTGCAGTTTCGCACTTCGATAGCGATTGATCCGCTGGAAGTCGCTGAGCGTCAACAGATGATCCAGGCGGCATTGACCGAACTACCGGTGGATCAGGCGGAGGTTGTCATTCTCAAATTCTGGGAAGGCATGACATTTCAGGAAATTGCCTCAGTGATGGGGGAAAGCCCCTATACAGTGGCCAGTCGCTATCGCTATGCGATTGCCAAGTTGGCCCGGCTGCTTCGTTCTCTGGAAGGAGAAGCCGCCCATGTCTCATGA
- a CDS encoding class I SAM-dependent methyltransferase produces the protein MGLATSNAINPAVRQQYEWLPYPTRHPQDERKRLLTTAVDELATINHYAWSGRRDLTKGLRVLIAGGGTGDSAVYLAHQLRNTPSKLVYVDLSEASQRIARERILVRGLGKSFEWIHGSLLDLKPENIGTFDFINCSGVLHHLPDPDHGLRVLSALLNPQGVMGLMVYGQYGRMGIYQMQEMLRKAIPANLPREEKLAMARTLIGRLPATNWYVRGKDLFDPIAEMTASEFYDIFLHSQDRAYTVPQLFAWLHQADLRFIEHTFEGRMLYEPIHAFSSDPAMLEHVLTLPLPEQQAICELYWGVASRHIFWASKSGRQQASLNDLEQIPCFSHLAMITNLQTAIQECTTPACDFQVSRPGVPCLKVSISCDVLTKRLFSLVDGRRTVGKIRQELMEQFQQPAENIERVIHHVFKLLAGYDLIVLRHSSTSYWSF, from the coding sequence ATGGGGCTCGCCACCAGCAATGCCATCAATCCCGCCGTTCGCCAGCAATATGAATGGCTGCCATATCCCACACGCCATCCGCAGGACGAACGCAAGCGACTGCTAACGACAGCGGTCGATGAACTTGCGACCATTAATCATTATGCCTGGAGCGGGCGACGCGATCTGACCAAAGGGTTGCGAGTGCTGATTGCCGGTGGAGGAACCGGGGATTCAGCCGTCTACCTGGCTCATCAATTAAGAAATACGCCATCGAAACTGGTATACGTTGACCTGAGTGAGGCCTCACAAAGGATTGCCCGAGAACGAATACTGGTGCGAGGTCTGGGGAAATCTTTCGAGTGGATTCACGGATCGCTCCTTGATCTTAAGCCCGAAAACATAGGGACTTTTGATTTCATCAACTGCTCGGGTGTGCTGCATCATCTCCCCGATCCTGATCATGGATTGCGTGTGCTGTCGGCACTTCTGAATCCTCAGGGAGTCATGGGGCTGATGGTCTATGGCCAATATGGCCGCATGGGCATTTACCAGATGCAGGAAATGCTGCGCAAGGCAATCCCTGCCAATTTGCCGCGGGAAGAAAAACTGGCGATGGCCAGAACTCTGATCGGCCGCCTGCCAGCGACCAACTGGTATGTTCGCGGGAAGGATCTGTTCGATCCGATTGCTGAAATGACAGCCTCGGAGTTTTACGACATTTTTCTGCATTCGCAGGATCGTGCTTATACTGTTCCCCAGCTCTTTGCCTGGTTGCACCAGGCGGATCTGCGATTTATTGAGCATACCTTTGAAGGACGTATGCTCTACGAACCGATCCATGCCTTTTCGTCAGATCCCGCCATGCTGGAGCATGTGCTCACTCTGCCTCTGCCTGAGCAGCAGGCCATCTGTGAGCTTTACTGGGGTGTGGCTTCGCGGCATATCTTCTGGGCATCAAAATCCGGGCGACAGCAGGCCTCACTGAATGATCTGGAGCAGATCCCCTGTTTCAGCCATCTGGCGATGATCACGAATCTTCAGACCGCGATTCAGGAATGCACCACGCCAGCCTGTGATTTCCAGGTTTCGCGTCCGGGTGTCCCCTGCCTGAAAGTCTCCATTTCGTGCGATGTCCTGACCAAGAGACTCTTCTCGCTGGTGGACGGTCGGAGAACTGTAGGCAAGATCCGGCAGGAACTCATGGAGCAATTCCAGCAGCCAGCCGAGAACATTGAACGGGTAATCCACCACGTCTTCAAACTGCTCGCAGGCTATGACCTGATCGTACTCAGGCATAGTTCCACAAGCTACTGGAGTTTCTGA
- a CDS encoding diguanylate cyclase domain-containing protein — MESHEQFTLWLALSTGGLALLVAAATGFICGIWLGPWWQRRQFSRALKDASLWQNRLLTELEQVEKNCTFALSESQKPFPPDRQNRLEKVQSRLIESLQRLANLRGSHSSPPSVFQFEWINDAHSASSGLPDRTTFDLNLKHMLDYGTACHTTSALLLVRMDRHDSALRRYGPSETHQLLQKMIALVIRSARDKDLICQFDEQTISVLLPNLTPAQAWRQAEMIRDSIRTHHFLLENGQQEVIVTASSGLSCSQPQNNPEELIQSARRALAKAESLGRNRLIAE; from the coding sequence ATGGAATCGCATGAGCAGTTCACTTTGTGGCTCGCATTATCCACAGGCGGACTGGCTCTACTTGTTGCTGCCGCCACAGGATTTATCTGCGGCATCTGGCTGGGGCCCTGGTGGCAACGGCGCCAGTTTTCACGGGCCCTGAAGGATGCCTCTCTCTGGCAAAACCGATTGCTCACAGAATTGGAACAAGTCGAAAAAAACTGTACTTTTGCTTTATCCGAATCTCAAAAACCATTCCCACCGGATCGACAAAATCGGTTAGAGAAAGTCCAATCGCGTTTAATCGAGTCACTACAGCGGCTTGCCAACCTACGCGGCAGTCACAGCAGCCCACCATCTGTTTTTCAGTTTGAATGGATCAATGACGCTCATTCGGCTTCATCTGGTTTACCAGACAGAACCACTTTTGACCTCAATCTCAAACACATGCTCGATTATGGCACCGCATGCCATACCACCAGTGCACTTTTGCTGGTGCGCATGGATCGGCATGATTCAGCCCTCCGACGGTACGGCCCGAGTGAGACACACCAACTATTACAAAAGATGATCGCTCTGGTCATTCGATCGGCGCGAGATAAGGATCTGATCTGTCAGTTCGACGAACAAACGATCTCAGTACTGCTTCCGAATCTCACACCTGCGCAAGCCTGGAGACAGGCCGAAATGATTCGTGACTCGATCCGGACTCATCACTTCCTGTTGGAAAATGGCCAACAGGAAGTCATCGTGACGGCATCCTCAGGATTGTCCTGCTCACAACCGCAAAACAATCCTGAGGAACTTATCCAGAGCGCCAGGAGAGCGCTAGCCAAGGCAGAAAGCCTGGGACGAAACCGATTAATCGCCGAATAA
- a CDS encoding prenyltransferase/squalene oxidase repeat-containing protein, with the protein MITLRLALIFCSFLLMVQVLSLLATRWGDQNATGKSFFASLVLHVWLGLAWANVAQLEAVRLGEIEQNEQEIEGPAIQLVSSEADTPDTEATNASLSRLSPSETLPIERTQREISAAEKAETGALPELTPREKPAQTAALEALPELPLEKSKPETPRPGMEVQQPIFSGTPAATAPLPQETIQQQVIPNSLAAMSRQKMTPQETPLDSDDLRPPAEGGADRAEEKINTVASRIELPLNPESENPPPTALTAETMARRTAPLATPVPANTPGADGIGNDPQVRPAVPAKPLFSRQVPNRSMMPTEGLPLAVTPAEPASGNPSTTPALAGEQIAAIKSATELPSLEAITPTPEMNRGTGTILPRRPAASMTPETYQLRRLDHRKETALQNGGTEATEEAVELSLKWLAAHQENDGSWSAARWGAGAVKRSPEDPVDLVDRKGSGLNADTGITGLALLAFLGAGYTRDEGQYSKTVDNAMTWLISQQRVDGYLGGKANYYDGMYCHGIAGYALAEACAMQENPQADPDLRNAVAKAVQFTIQMQNRDGGWRYQKGAIESDMSMFGWQMMLLKSAEIAGIPIPNETREGMITFLKARSRGTQSGLAGYRRSSQPSPAMTAEAHFCKQMFGIRPTNDASIEATSYLQRALPRISQPNDYYWYYGTLTMFQHGGESWEMWNLGMRESLVQMQTRSGTYAGTWEPKDPWGGIGGRVYSTAMATLCLEVYYRFLPLYRVNEPSPNS; encoded by the coding sequence ATGATCACGCTGCGCCTCGCGCTGATCTTCTGCTCTTTTCTGCTGATGGTGCAGGTGCTTTCCTTACTGGCCACCCGTTGGGGCGATCAGAACGCCACAGGAAAATCGTTCTTTGCCTCCCTCGTGCTGCATGTCTGGCTGGGTCTGGCGTGGGCTAACGTCGCTCAACTGGAGGCAGTCAGGCTTGGTGAAATTGAGCAAAACGAACAGGAAATTGAAGGACCAGCCATTCAGCTCGTATCGAGTGAAGCCGACACTCCAGACACAGAGGCCACTAATGCCAGCCTCTCGCGTCTGTCACCATCGGAAACCCTGCCGATTGAGCGAACTCAGAGGGAAATCTCGGCTGCTGAGAAAGCTGAAACCGGTGCATTACCCGAATTAACTCCTCGGGAAAAACCCGCACAAACAGCTGCCCTTGAGGCTTTGCCTGAGTTACCGTTGGAGAAGTCGAAGCCAGAGACTCCGCGTCCGGGCATGGAAGTCCAGCAGCCGATTTTTTCAGGAACTCCAGCCGCCACAGCACCTTTGCCACAGGAGACCATTCAGCAACAGGTGATTCCCAATTCACTGGCTGCAATGTCCCGTCAAAAAATGACGCCTCAGGAAACTCCACTCGATTCAGATGATCTGCGTCCTCCAGCGGAAGGAGGAGCTGATCGAGCCGAGGAAAAGATCAACACAGTGGCCTCCCGGATTGAACTCCCTCTCAATCCGGAAAGTGAAAACCCACCTCCGACTGCGCTCACCGCCGAAACAATGGCCAGGCGCACGGCCCCATTGGCCACTCCCGTCCCGGCAAATACACCGGGTGCTGATGGCATCGGAAACGATCCCCAGGTACGTCCCGCTGTACCGGCAAAGCCTCTCTTCTCGCGCCAGGTGCCGAATCGATCCATGATGCCAACAGAAGGGCTCCCGCTCGCTGTCACGCCTGCGGAACCTGCTTCGGGAAATCCATCCACAACTCCAGCATTGGCTGGTGAACAGATTGCAGCCATCAAATCTGCCACCGAACTGCCCAGCCTCGAAGCAATCACCCCTACCCCAGAAATGAATCGCGGCACGGGAACCATTCTCCCAAGACGCCCCGCAGCATCGATGACACCTGAGACATATCAGTTACGCAGGCTTGACCACCGCAAGGAAACCGCACTTCAAAATGGTGGGACTGAAGCCACTGAAGAAGCTGTCGAACTCAGCTTAAAGTGGCTGGCCGCACATCAGGAGAACGATGGTTCCTGGAGCGCTGCCCGCTGGGGTGCTGGCGCTGTGAAAAGATCGCCGGAAGACCCTGTTGATCTGGTTGACCGCAAAGGCTCCGGCCTGAATGCGGATACAGGAATCACGGGGTTAGCACTGCTGGCGTTTCTCGGGGCAGGCTACACGCGAGACGAAGGGCAGTATTCAAAAACAGTCGACAATGCCATGACCTGGCTGATCTCTCAGCAGCGTGTGGATGGTTATCTGGGTGGAAAAGCGAACTACTACGATGGTATGTACTGCCACGGCATCGCAGGCTACGCCTTAGCCGAAGCTTGTGCGATGCAGGAAAACCCACAGGCTGATCCCGACTTACGGAACGCCGTTGCTAAAGCGGTCCAGTTTACGATTCAAATGCAGAATCGTGATGGTGGTTGGCGTTACCAGAAAGGTGCCATTGAAAGTGATATGAGCATGTTTGGCTGGCAGATGATGCTGCTTAAATCTGCGGAGATCGCCGGGATACCGATACCAAACGAAACCCGCGAGGGCATGATCACGTTCTTAAAAGCTCGCAGCAGAGGGACTCAATCCGGCCTTGCAGGCTATCGGAGATCGAGTCAACCGTCGCCAGCGATGACAGCCGAGGCCCATTTCTGCAAGCAGATGTTTGGCATTCGCCCGACCAATGATGCCAGTATTGAAGCGACATCCTATCTGCAACGGGCGCTGCCTCGAATCTCCCAACCCAATGACTACTACTGGTACTACGGGACATTAACGATGTTCCAGCATGGTGGAGAATCGTGGGAGATGTGGAATCTGGGGATGCGGGAAAGTCTCGTGCAGATGCAGACACGTTCCGGAACTTATGCAGGAACATGGGAGCCGAAGGATCCGTGGGGAGGGATTGGCGGACGTGTTTATTCGACTGCGATGGCCACCTTGTGCCTCGAAGTTTATTATCGCTTCTTACCGCTCTATCGAGTAAATGAACCCTCACCCAACTCGTGA
- a CDS encoding chromosomal replication initiator protein DnaA — protein MRYRYRHFIEREFVATRRWLGLSLVRWSGWWRSELKHLERYLSQRGEWYAVAFAGFLGVFLTFMLLASYREPTLYNVNIELPPVAARLPRIPELPVAEVDTSISLAPRLLVADYPAEFMFVGLERRVVDPYLSRSTFTVPADLSLSVDWLHSVVPEAALAAMDASRNEATASSDSGQSSRAWSDILNRIRDDWRRAQSRPGDSQMAAYSLATPYTGLGNRLPKALADDLTSDVPKSTVPARGEAYFEVAMESSRRSDLQQGGESIVSIRNLSSETLPLVEVLEPFSRMPQVVGAFPDGYVDQDGLKRSISLLPPGESERLTTRWLSSQQTANDLLSTNLGRFPAGATSGEYRLPTGNSSLVQTVAEVTADAVAGSRTLVTPPRKNARLVIQLSSTDRIVKGKNLKMNIRVQNIGEIPLDNVRILADLSPELTHYYGNAVEYEVGSLRLNEDHQTIFIIEGKTLGAGKAVLRAVSPDTPIAMEVSQLLVTDDTGYSPVAVPPRNTPRDQSTDFPLPRPGRSENSSSDPRDPSLPRDELWPPRERIPAARPQNPIPDDGLFGPAPGELPANPRPNSSSELENSLRNSNQPLPRVPANMRERPDSGRLFGSPPVDDPLNRSDRTGRELDPVLDPNPGKDLNLRDRGNNTPSADPFGPEPQPLDSTNSLPARRPSLPAVNEPAFEPRRTQPVMPEDNTFGPAPGRRPLLDREDSPSTTDMPRENSRDFPPLPDDFGPVPTELPPSGLPSRTMPLERDRLDNLPEPVEPARPRNSTTRPSSDPLDNAFPDPLPGQPLPSIKTPELDRSADPRQPLPLLPEMTPRSRDVPARDPLGSPEINQPLEDRIDKTIPNRSGWNPTLPRKPNPSISNEPLDPFSELNEPVRSRINRDLPQLPDALDSAAPDTATANPQGSMRSRSPQPASEPDPFSNGLDPLDLLEKADPKTNQPESPAGRRTLPALPTEIPDDFPPLGPLPGAGQPDSSTRSRELPTGRPTPAAQPPLPERNRTSPQDPFDPFPANDGVIRKARPAAPEIPVQPVAEGAQTAPFKVVTASYQEFVPVRTSKTPVKSSPSATAPSRAPSANNSTVNNHPWAASPEPRPEGSR, from the coding sequence GTGCGATACCGGTATCGGCATTTCATTGAGCGTGAATTTGTAGCCACTCGTCGATGGCTGGGACTGTCACTCGTTCGATGGTCCGGTTGGTGGCGGAGCGAGCTGAAACACCTCGAACGCTATCTCTCACAAAGAGGGGAATGGTACGCGGTCGCGTTTGCTGGATTTCTGGGGGTCTTCCTCACATTCATGCTCCTGGCGTCCTATCGCGAACCAACGCTTTACAATGTGAATATCGAATTGCCACCCGTGGCTGCCCGGTTGCCTCGGATCCCTGAACTCCCTGTGGCTGAAGTCGACACCAGCATCTCACTGGCTCCTCGGTTACTGGTCGCAGATTATCCTGCCGAGTTTATGTTCGTGGGATTAGAACGGCGGGTGGTCGATCCTTATCTGTCCCGATCAACATTCACTGTGCCTGCTGATCTTTCATTAAGTGTTGACTGGCTTCATAGTGTGGTGCCAGAAGCCGCGCTAGCGGCCATGGATGCATCACGCAATGAAGCCACCGCCAGCTCGGATTCTGGTCAGTCTTCGCGAGCCTGGAGCGACATTCTCAATCGAATTCGTGATGACTGGCGCCGAGCACAATCACGCCCCGGCGATTCTCAAATGGCGGCATATTCATTGGCGACGCCTTACACGGGTCTCGGTAACCGCCTTCCCAAAGCCCTTGCAGACGACCTGACTTCCGACGTCCCCAAATCGACAGTCCCCGCCAGAGGAGAAGCCTACTTCGAAGTGGCCATGGAGTCTTCTCGCAGATCCGATCTGCAACAAGGGGGAGAATCGATTGTCTCCATTCGAAATCTCTCTTCGGAAACATTGCCCCTTGTTGAAGTCCTCGAACCTTTTTCGAGAATGCCGCAGGTTGTAGGAGCCTTTCCAGATGGCTATGTCGACCAGGATGGCTTGAAACGATCCATCTCGCTGTTGCCACCGGGTGAATCGGAGCGACTCACGACTCGCTGGCTTTCCAGCCAACAGACGGCGAACGATCTCCTTTCGACCAATCTGGGGAGGTTTCCCGCAGGAGCGACCAGTGGAGAGTATCGCCTGCCGACGGGGAACTCATCCCTTGTGCAGACGGTCGCTGAGGTCACAGCCGATGCCGTCGCTGGCTCACGCACACTGGTGACTCCGCCCCGCAAAAATGCCCGCCTGGTAATTCAGCTTTCCAGCACAGATCGGATTGTCAAAGGCAAAAATCTCAAAATGAACATCCGCGTGCAGAATATTGGCGAGATTCCGCTCGACAATGTCCGCATTCTGGCAGACCTGTCTCCTGAACTCACGCATTACTACGGTAACGCCGTGGAATATGAAGTGGGTTCACTCCGGCTCAACGAAGATCACCAGACGATTTTCATCATTGAGGGCAAGACGCTCGGTGCCGGGAAAGCCGTGCTGCGGGCAGTCTCACCAGATACACCGATCGCCATGGAAGTTTCCCAATTACTGGTGACCGATGATACAGGATACTCACCGGTTGCTGTTCCTCCGCGAAATACTCCGCGTGACCAGTCCACAGATTTCCCCTTGCCTCGTCCTGGCCGTTCGGAGAATTCCTCAAGCGACCCGCGCGACCCCTCATTGCCCCGTGATGAGCTATGGCCACCGCGTGAACGAATCCCTGCTGCTCGCCCACAGAACCCAATACCGGATGATGGACTGTTTGGCCCGGCACCGGGGGAATTGCCTGCAAATCCGCGTCCCAATTCTTCTTCAGAACTCGAGAATTCTCTACGAAATTCCAACCAGCCGCTTCCTCGTGTTCCAGCCAACATGAGAGAACGACCCGACTCAGGCCGTCTTTTTGGTTCTCCCCCGGTCGATGATCCATTGAATCGATCGGATCGAACTGGGCGGGAATTGGATCCGGTGCTCGATCCCAATCCCGGAAAAGATCTCAACCTGCGTGACAGGGGCAACAACACCCCATCAGCAGATCCATTCGGCCCGGAACCTCAACCATTGGATTCGACGAATTCTCTTCCCGCTCGAAGGCCCTCACTCCCTGCAGTGAACGAGCCTGCTTTTGAACCTCGACGAACTCAGCCCGTCATGCCAGAAGACAATACTTTCGGCCCAGCACCAGGTCGACGCCCTTTGCTGGATCGAGAAGACTCTCCATCAACCACCGATATGCCGCGAGAAAACTCTCGCGATTTTCCACCATTGCCCGACGATTTTGGCCCGGTTCCAACAGAACTCCCACCATCCGGGCTACCATCTCGCACGATGCCACTCGAACGAGATCGCCTTGACAACCTCCCCGAACCTGTTGAACCAGCCAGACCACGCAATTCGACCACAAGACCTTCCAGCGATCCCTTGGATAACGCTTTTCCAGATCCATTACCTGGGCAGCCTCTTCCTTCCATCAAGACACCAGAACTTGACCGATCTGCCGATCCGCGACAGCCATTGCCGCTGCTGCCGGAGATGACTCCCCGCAGTCGAGACGTGCCAGCAAGAGATCCTTTAGGATCACCGGAGATCAATCAACCCCTCGAAGATCGGATCGACAAAACCATCCCCAATCGATCGGGATGGAATCCTACGCTCCCTCGAAAGCCCAACCCTTCGATTTCGAATGAGCCGCTCGATCCATTTTCGGAACTCAACGAGCCAGTCCGCAGTCGGATCAACAGAGATTTACCCCAGCTTCCCGACGCACTGGACTCTGCTGCTCCCGACACGGCAACTGCGAATCCTCAAGGCTCAATGCGATCCAGATCGCCACAGCCCGCCTCAGAACCGGATCCTTTTTCAAATGGTCTCGATCCACTCGATTTATTGGAAAAAGCCGATCCAAAAACAAATCAACCTGAGTCGCCTGCAGGCAGGCGTACACTTCCGGCACTGCCTACCGAGATCCCGGATGACTTTCCGCCATTGGGTCCTTTGCCTGGTGCCGGGCAGCCTGATAGCTCCACGAGAAGTCGTGAGTTACCCACTGGACGGCCCACTCCTGCGGCTCAACCACCTCTTCCAGAGCGGAATCGAACTTCACCTCAGGATCCGTTTGACCCATTCCCCGCAAATGATGGGGTCATTCGCAAAGCGCGACCTGCAGCACCCGAAATACCTGTACAACCAGTTGCCGAGGGAGCTCAGACGGCCCCATTCAAGGTCGTCACTGCCAGCTATCAGGAATTCGTCCCTGTCCGGACGAGTAAAACACCAGTAAAGAGTTCCCCCTCTGCGACTGCGCCATCAAGGGCTCCATCTGCAAACAACAGCACTGTAAATAATCACCCATGGGCAGCCAGCCCGGAACCACGACCAGAAGGCTCGCGGTAA
- the pyrE gene encoding orotate phosphoribosyltransferase, whose translation MYDRARLIELFHQRALRFGDFTLASGKKSSYYLDGKQITLHSEGLELLSEGLLDLLEGIEFDAFGGMSLGADPIVGGVLTAAAARGKELAGFLVRKESKGHGTQKYLEGPVTPGMRVVIVDDVVTTGGSALLSVDRSIDFGLNVIQVVGVIDRKEGGAANFAARNLPFKSLLSIEDFGIKPPVVG comes from the coding sequence ATGTATGACCGTGCCCGTTTGATTGAACTGTTTCACCAGAGAGCATTACGGTTCGGAGACTTCACACTCGCATCGGGCAAAAAATCGAGCTATTACCTGGATGGAAAGCAGATCACGCTGCATTCCGAGGGATTGGAACTATTGAGCGAAGGTCTTCTGGATCTCCTCGAAGGGATCGAGTTCGATGCTTTTGGAGGGATGTCGTTAGGGGCCGATCCCATCGTGGGAGGGGTGCTGACAGCAGCCGCTGCCCGCGGAAAAGAGCTGGCTGGCTTTTTGGTGCGTAAGGAGTCCAAAGGGCACGGCACACAGAAATACCTGGAGGGTCCAGTCACTCCGGGGATGCGTGTGGTCATTGTGGACGATGTCGTGACGACCGGGGGGAGTGCATTGCTTTCGGTTGATCGCTCAATCGATTTTGGTCTTAACGTGATTCAGGTTGTCGGGGTGATCGATCGCAAAGAAGGGGGTGCCGCCAACTTTGCCGCTCGCAACTTGCCCTTCAAAAGCCTGCTCAGTATTGAAGACTTCGGGATCAAGCCACCAGTGGTCGGCTAA
- a CDS encoding transthyretin-like family protein, translating to MYGIRLSLLGIVLGLSLHGCGGGGSEVPKDRVPTFPVTGVVTLDDKPLDGATVTFHAPASSPDGKTIPSAIGTTDSSGRFKLMTWQPNDGAAAANYTVSVSKYEATPATGSTGGEYVPPDPKVKPVAPKALVPAKYLNHQKSGLMAEVKSSGKNEFKLELKSQP from the coding sequence ATGTATGGCATTCGCTTGAGTTTATTGGGGATCGTTCTGGGGTTGTCTCTTCACGGATGTGGTGGTGGTGGTAGCGAAGTACCGAAAGATCGAGTGCCGACGTTTCCCGTGACAGGGGTGGTGACACTGGATGATAAGCCTCTGGATGGCGCGACTGTGACATTTCATGCACCAGCCTCAAGTCCTGATGGCAAGACCATCCCCAGTGCGATTGGAACCACCGATTCATCCGGTCGCTTCAAACTGATGACCTGGCAGCCCAATGATGGTGCAGCAGCTGCGAACTACACAGTAAGCGTTTCCAAGTATGAGGCGACACCAGCGACGGGTTCTACCGGAGGTGAGTATGTGCCACCAGATCCCAAAGTGAAACCAGTGGCTCCGAAAGCTCTGGTACCAGCCAAATACCTTAATCATCAGAAGTCTGGGTTAATGGCTGAGGTGAAATCTTCAGGAAAGAACGAATTCAAGCTTGAGTTGAAGTCACAGCCTTAG
- a CDS encoding class I SAM-dependent methyltransferase, with product MLIDGSEQSRKQFLETNRQAWDTLARNGSPFAHVASDEECRSPIKTLDSRGWLPEDVRGLKVLCLAAGGGWQSILYATAGAEVTVVDLSPEMLALDLREAQRRGLNVRTLATSMDDLSMLGDATFDIAHQPVSTCYIPSLSGMYRELARVLRDGGLYISQHKQPGSLQITHRDHRDRYVLGVEYYEQRALPVAADTMYREQGTSEFVHRWDELIGELCRSGFVLEDLVEPRRADLTASPGSAGHRGRFVPPYVRLKARRHRRDSEQTTRIFSQGLTS from the coding sequence ATGTTGATCGATGGATCTGAGCAATCACGAAAACAGTTTCTGGAAACGAATCGTCAGGCGTGGGATACCCTGGCTCGAAATGGCAGTCCTTTTGCCCATGTGGCCAGTGACGAGGAATGCCGGTCTCCCATAAAGACACTCGACTCTCGGGGCTGGCTGCCAGAGGATGTCCGGGGCCTGAAAGTTCTCTGCCTCGCTGCGGGTGGCGGTTGGCAATCGATTCTTTATGCCACTGCCGGTGCCGAGGTGACTGTTGTCGATCTGAGTCCTGAGATGCTCGCACTGGATTTGAGAGAGGCACAGCGCAGAGGCCTCAATGTGCGAACTTTGGCAACCTCCATGGATGATTTGTCGATGCTGGGAGACGCCACCTTCGATATTGCCCATCAACCTGTCAGTACCTGCTACATTCCCAGCCTCTCGGGGATGTATCGGGAACTGGCTCGAGTGCTCAGAGATGGAGGGCTGTATATCAGTCAGCACAAGCAGCCAGGGAGTCTGCAGATCACCCATCGAGACCATCGTGATCGCTATGTCTTAGGGGTGGAATACTATGAACAGCGTGCCTTGCCCGTGGCAGCAGATACGATGTATCGAGAACAGGGAACAAGCGAGTTTGTGCATCGCTGGGATGAACTGATTGGCGAGCTGTGCCGCAGCGGCTTCGTGCTGGAAGATCTGGTGGAACCCAGGCGGGCCGACCTGACGGCATCACCTGGATCGGCAGGGCACAGAGGTCGATTCGTGCCCCCCTATGTGCGGCTCAAAGCACGGCGACATCGCAGAGATTCAGAACAGACCACGCGAATTTTCTCACAAGGACTTACTTCGTGA
- a CDS encoding ExbD/TolR family protein translates to MPLKTEPLEEPTLNLASMLDIVMLLLMFFMIGTQFKNQEREYKIQLPTVSDAKALSGQPDELVVNVSRDGVITLNSRQISVAELEQELAKAIQNFPAQSVLIRGDGASPYQNVMEVMSAAKKVGVRNVALAHQPRAQR, encoded by the coding sequence ATGCCACTGAAAACAGAACCGCTGGAAGAACCCACGCTGAACCTGGCCTCGATGCTCGACATCGTGATGCTGCTGCTGATGTTTTTCATGATTGGTACACAATTCAAAAATCAGGAACGCGAGTACAAAATTCAACTTCCTACGGTTTCCGACGCCAAGGCACTCAGTGGTCAACCCGACGAACTGGTGGTCAATGTTTCTCGGGACGGCGTGATTACTTTGAACTCCCGCCAGATTTCTGTCGCAGAACTGGAGCAAGAACTGGCAAAAGCGATTCAGAATTTTCCCGCTCAAAGCGTATTGATTCGCGGCGATGGCGCGAGCCCCTACCAGAATGTGATGGAAGTGATGTCGGCTGCGAAAAAGGTGGGTGTTCGTAACGTCGCTCTGGCACATCAACCACGGGCTCAACGGTAA